The following nucleotide sequence is from Patescibacteria group bacterium.
CCATAACGGCTAAAAGATTAATTGCAATACTTTTGGCCAACGGTTATAAATTAGTTCGGCAAAAAGGCAGTCATCAAATTTATCGCCATAAAGTTTTTGGCATTATCGTTCCAGTACCTTTGCATGGCCGGAACAAACCAATTTATATTGGAACATTACTGACTATTATCAAGCAATCTAAAATTCCTAAAGAAAAATTTAAATAATCTGTTTTCTAAATTAGCGTTTTGTCAAGGAACGTTTTTTTGTTATTAAAGAAATTTCTGAAAGCGAGACGGGTTTAGGTCCTCGCTTTCAGCCGATCTCCTTAATAAAATGAGTCGGGTGATAGGATTGCTTTTTGGCGGATTGCTTCGATTCAACAAGCATGGGAATCGATATCATCACTACCTACTGGGCAATGCGTAAAAGATAATCGGTTCGTGGCGATTGATCTTTCGTGCCTGTCAGGCAACTCTCTCCTAGAAAGCAATGCCTGACTTAAATCCTATCCTTATCCAGCCACTTGACCAGATAACGAACTAGAGTATTTATTAGATGCCTATTTTCCAGCCCCCTCTCTCCTTTATAGAGAATGAAGACCACGCATCTAATAGATAATCTCTTTTACTCTCTCCT
It contains:
- a CDS encoding type II toxin-antitoxin system HicA family toxin, which produces MTAKRLIAILLANGYKLVRQKGSHQIYRHKVFGIIVPVPLHGRNKPIYIGTLLTIIKQSKIPKEKFK